The sequence AAATGGATGTTGGGCCCCTGTTAGAATACTTCCAGCCAATCACTACATGGATGGATGAACAAAACCGTAAAAATAATGAGACACTTGGCTGGCCAGAATTTTCATGGACACCCCCTATTCCTGATGGTTACCCTGGAGATATTGGTAAGATCACACAATGGTTATGAAGGCATCTTTTAATAATGGATGAGATCTGTGACTTTCTTACAGaaaaaatggctttttttttttaactttttagtaACCAATTGCCAatacagctttaattttatattttgcttttgaaaaatgaaagctgcactGTAATTGTTTGATGTGGGTAGCaaagactttttttctttttagatgaTTTTCATGACTCTGCAGTGTCCTACATTTTAGGGCCCTCTAAACCATTTTGTCAATGTCTCTGCTTTGTCACATTTAGCACATCTAGTTTAAAAGAATTTTGTGAATTCTGTTTTCTTTTCAGAGAAAAATGCTAATGAGAGGCAAGCAGAGGATTTCTTAAGCTCCTACAACACAACAGCAGAGGAGGTGTGGAACGCATACACCGAAGCTTCATGGGCATATAACACAAATATCACAGACTACAACAACAAAGTTATGGTAAGATACAGCAAAAAATTATTTGAGAAAAATGTCTAAttctccaaaattttcaacatagAGAATTAGAATCTTTAGAGGGACATATTGCTCAGTGTTTCCAATTCTATTAAGCAACACAATCTTGCTGCGACTGAGCATAATAGTCATGTGGATTCAAGATTGGAACCAAGTTTATGGAGCGGATCTGGTACCAGACGAAGCTTTTACATCTCTTCATAACATAAGTAATACAGGTCCGTGCTGCACCAGATAACAACCAAGATTATGTTGTCCCCTCTGTTTGTCCTatataaggcctcattcacatggccgttggggcgtatatacgtcccccgtaggCCGGAAGTTGGCGCGTaaacatgcggcaccgtactgataggacatgtcctatcttttctcagcATACGGCGCCATGCGAATCCCATCACTGACATGATTTTGGTGTATGAAGTCCACACAGTCCTAGTATTCATGGACTGATCACAGGTGCTTTAGCCCTAATTGCATCATTACATGAGGTCCCCGCCAGCCTTGCCACTGGTCTCTTTCCCATGAACACCTTTTGCAATAGACAATTTGTATCGTGCCAGTCTCACTTAATTAAAAATGGGTCCATGTTATTAACGTGGTGTGCGGGTGGGGGGTTGCATAATTTGAAGTACAAAAAAACCGTAAACTAAAATTACATGGGTATTCTTTCGTCTCAGTGTTCACGCTAGAGGTGGAGGCTTGCTATTAATGTGCAAGACCTCATGTTGGATAAAGATTTGAAAAATTCTCGTTTTTCTTTGACAGCTGGAAAAGAACCTAGCCATGGCTAATCACACTCTACATTATGGAAAGCAGGCACGAAACTTTGATTACAGTGACTTCCAAAACACTGAAACCCAACGCCTACTGAGGAAGCTCAGTGATATTGATAAGGCTGCGTTATCAGAAGATGAGCAGAGACGGGTAAGTACTGacataaagaaaaaagtttaCCATGTGTAGCAAAAAAAGACATTAATTGATTAAATCCTAATGCGTtattcttctaaaatcaaaaGATGAGCTCAAAGAAAAAAAGCAGCATGAAGTTTTTCTTTCCtagccccccccctgccccccactGAGGTCAACATGTAATTTTCAGCATTGCATTTCCAGCCCCTATGCATGTACCGAACTCTCATTGCCAACCACCCCCTTACTTGCACATGCACTCACTAAAGACGACATTATTGTTGATGTACGACTACATAAAACGCAGAAGAAATCAATACTTTACAAcctccttccttttttttttttttttttttctaattatagTATAATGAAATAGTCTCCGAAATGGAAACCATCTATAGCAAGGCGAAAGTATGCAAAGGCGACAAGTGCATGCCTCTTGACCCAGGTAAGATTGTGTCATTTATGTCGGTATAACTGTGGGGCATCTAATATGTTGCATTAAAAGAGGATGACTCCTTATAAATATTGttttgtgtgttgtgtgtgtttttttttttttttttttttttttctattttataatgAGTCATATTTTCAGGTCCGTGCAGCCCACTTGTTGACTTCTCCATTTAGACGTAGATATTTTGCAAGAATTATTTTATCATTGGATGATTCATTAGCTTTCATATTTTTTCCATTACAATCCAAGATAAATCATGATGGCAAAACTTTGATAcatacacgtgtgtgtgtgtgtgtgtgtgtgtgtgtgtgtgtatatatatacaggcagtcccctacttaagaacacccgacttacagatgacccctatttaCAAGCGGACCTGTGGAAGTTGCTAATTTACTGCACTTCAGCCCttggctataataaacagccatACCTGTTATCACATACAATACAAGCtgtattgtaaatcctggttcttatgagaatccaacatttttaaaatccaattgtcacagtcaCAAAAAAAATTCGGCTGGggttttacaattataaaatatacagttccaacttgcatacaaattcaacttaagaacaaacctacagaacctatcctgtacgtaacccggggactgcctgtacacgtgtttgtgtgtgtgtgtgtgtgtgtgtgtacgtgcaCAACCTTTTTGTACTGCCCATAAAAGAACAACAATTAAAAAGTATACAATATTTATTCTCCCAAAGAACTGGACCCTAACATCTGTTTTATGTTTTTAAGATCTTACGGAACTATTGGCCAAATCAAGAGACTACGATGAACTGTTATTTGCCTGGAAAGGCTGGAGAGACGCTTCTGGCAAGCAAATGCGAGACCATTACAAAGAATATGTTAGGCTTGGGAACAAAGCAGCAACGCTGAATGGTAAGAGGCTGATTAGAATGAAAGGAAACTGTGGAACTCAATTTCTGGTTCTAGGTGTTTGGTGATTAATGTTATCATGTAGGTTTATAGTAGGTATTTTTAAAGCTCCTATTAGTCATATTTATAAATGTCTAAATTCTGGCTTTAATGCTCAGCCTGTCCTCATGATGGGAGCATGGAGGTATGATTTTTGCAGGGCTGACAAATGTATATGGGGTCATCCTGGTTTTTGGTAGATGTTGAAGGTTATTAATGTGTTCTTATTTCAGTTGCCCCATCTTTCACTACCTGATTATCTTGTCTCCTAGGTCATGCGGACAATGGTGCCTACTGGAGATCCTGGTATGAAACGCCAACTTTGGAAAGCGACGTTGAAATGCTTTATAATCAGTTACAGCCCCTGTATCTCGAACTCCATGCCTATGTGCGGCGGGCTCTCTACAAGAAATATGGAGACAAAAAAATTAATCTCAAGGGCCCTATTCCAGCTCACTTGCTTGGTAAGATGACACTTAGTAACATGATTACAGCTTTAATATTGCAGTGGCCAATTGTAGAGTGTAACCTTTTTTTGAGGCTCTAAACAAGCAGGTTTTTGGTTTAGTGTGTGCAACTTATGATGATTGCAAAGTTTAGGTCACTATTAACATACAATACCCtaactttgcatttttttttttttacatttttctgcatTTCCAATGTATTTTGTCTGGTAGGAAAAATCCCAAATCTAAGATCAGGGCCATTGTTCCTTTTGATTGCCATGTCTACCCATAATCTCCCGCAACTATCTCCAATAATATGATGTGCACATCTTAATATAACACATCGGAGAGCAAATTACAATGCATCTTTATTAAAATCTGAGGAAATGGCACATTTGCATCCCATTTAAAAATGCACTGAAATCGAGTATGAAAGAAAatgtatacactgctcaaaaaataaaggtaacTCCTCCTAGAtctaaatgaatgaaatattctcattgaatactttgttctgaacAAAGTTTATTGTGCTggcaacaaaatcacaaaaaaatcaatGGAAATTAAATCTGTTAACCAAAAGAAGCCTGGATTTCGATGTACCCAcataattaaagtggaaaaacgcaCTACAGGCTGATCTCATCTCTGTACCGAacggcagtcaggctacctctggcaacCACATGGAGGTCTgtgcggccctccaaagaaaCTCGAccccacaacattactgacccaatgccaaaccggtcatgctgaaggatgctgCAGGCAGCAGATCACTCTCCATGGCatgacatgtgctcagtgtgaacctgctttcatctgtgaagagtacACTGGCGAATTAGCCAATCCTTGTGTTCTCTGGAAAATGCCAAGTGTTctgcacggtgttgggctgtgagcacaacccccatctgtggatgtCCGTCACTCGTTCCATCCTCATGGCTACTGGGTTGTTTTCCTCCTATGGCCCCTCCACGTCTCCTGGTGTTTTGGCCCGTCTCCTGTTAGCGCCTCTGAACACTATGCTGACAGACTCATGCTACCAGAAGTGTGATCGgcatgtgaaattgattgtcactTTCTAAGTggcaaatttatttattttaatagctgtgtgtgtaatatatatatatatatatatatatatatatatatatatatatatatatatattacacaaacGGGAGATGTGCAGTGTGAACGGTACATCTGTCCATAAGTTTGAAAGGCTTTATTTGTGGGATTTAAATtgagaatctgtcagcagttttgctcTACTATaaatgactgctgtagtattcaaccagaagtcTATTACAGCTTTTACTTACGGCAGAGTGGTAGGGTTGTAGAgcggctcaatgcagagagcagaaGTGTGTGGATGTACATTTGGACAAGCTACAAACATGAAATGTGCATCCAGTCTTgcaaagttatgattacacagctctccagggctgtTACCTGGGACCCAGTTCACAACTGCATTGGGGGATTACATTTAGTGTCATGGAAATGTGTCTTCTGCTTACCTTCCATTCTCCATAGACTTCAGCATATGGTAGGTTGCCTTCCATTaccctgacattttttttttatagtaagaaaaaaaaaaaaacctggtgaaAAGGACTAATGGACTCACTGTAGTTAAGTTATACATACCAAGCACTAAACCTAAATTGCTCCATTTTACCACGAGTGATTAATCTAGTGTGTTCATACATGTGGTTTCAGCTTTAAAATAATTATCGCCTAAATGTATCCATGCATATTTTATAGGAAACATGTGGGCACAGTCCTGGTCCAATATTTATGATCTTCTTGTCCCGTACCCCAATGCTGCACAGGTTGATGCTACCCCTGCAATGATTGCACAGGTAAGTGCACAGATAAAGATGAAAAACAAAATCTACAATAATATTAGCCCTCGATATGGAGGCTGAAAAGTATGGGAAATGATATTAATGCCTACATAGAGGAAAAGGTCATGTGGTAATCACAAAGTGATGGGTTCCTTCCGCAAAGTTATTGGAGTACGGGGAGGGCATATCCCTACCAGGCAACTGTACAGTTTTTTTGAAAATTGAGCCCTAAAAATGGAAAACTGGCATAGtgctattttaattaaaaaaaaaaatcagatataAGATGCATGTGCCCCCTTCtctacaaagaaacaaaaatccTACGCAATAAAAGACATCTTTGCTGGATTTGATGTGCCACAGAGgaatttactttttttattttcttttaaagaaATGGACCCCTAAAAGAATGTTTGAAGAGTCGGACAATTTCTTCCAGTCTTTAGGACTTCTCCCAATGCCAcctgaattctgggaaaaatctATGATCGAGAAGCCTGCTGACAGAGATGTGGTTTGTCATGCATCTGCCTGGGATTTCTACAATAGGAAAGACTTTAGGTACAGACCAGCCACTAAATAAACAAGTGGATGACTATTTAACCAGATCCACTGTGGTGCTATGATTGAAACTGATAGTTCTAGATCTTTAGTTAACCTATAATTCTACAGTATTTATCCTAAGAAAGGCGATTACCCCATGATAGTTGTCCCAAAGCAAAGAAAACAAGCAAGGACCCATAAGTGCTTTGTAGTCAAGATTCTACACAAAGATGCATATCTTTGGTAGATGCACTAAAACAACAACAAAATTGGTCATATAGTTGTTCATAAAAAAAATTTAGTCAATGCCTAACCTTTTAATTTACTGTGAGGTGATGTATAACTCAGTCTATGTGCTATGGATAATGTGGCTGCTTTATATCTGATCAGGACAGCTTTGCTAGCTTTTATGGTGATGGATGAGCTGCCATCATTTTGCTCATTATGTAAAGGATCTTAATCATCTTTGGAAGGCTgatattttcatatatatattttagattaATTAAGGACTTTGCAGAGTAAAATTATTGGACACATGTGTGTTATAAGTAATGAATAAGAAAAAGGGGTTTATCTACCCTGCTGGTGCAGTAGTGTTGATGTGAGACTTCTGACATTAGGTCCTTGTTGCTCAGGATGTGTAATGGACTGTTCATATAGACCATGAATATACAAAGAAAAAGGCACAACTACTCAAAttatcaacctttctaatgctgtgaccccgcaatacagttcctcatgctgtggtgaccccaaaccatgcaacttgcagtaaaaacacagtaaaattgcggctccgatggctttaggcgacccccggttttggtcgttcgacccccgctggggtcccgacccacaggttgagaaccagtGATATAGAGGTCTATGCATTTTGCTCAACCACATTTCAGTTTACTAAATAACTGTAATTTTCTTGTTCCAGAATTAAGCAGTGTACTGTAGTCAACATGGATGACCTCATCACCGTACATCATGAGATGGGACACGTTCAGTATTTCCTACAGTACAAGGATCAACCAGTTACATTTAGAGAAGGAGCTAATCCTGGTTTTCACGAGGCTATTGGAGATGTCCTGGCTCTATCTGTTTCTACACCAAAACATCTACACTCTATCCAACTCTTAGATAAAGTTGAGGAAAATCCAGGTACAAAAATCAACATGGGGAATCTGCATATTGTTGGCGGGACTTGCTGTATTCTGTTTTTCCAAACCGTTTCTCCAAGCACTGCTGTCTGGTTTTGGAAACTCTGTCCTAAATTAAAAGGATTGTTGCTTTTAGTAGTAACTTAAAAACTAGTGGTTAAACGGTGCACTTCATTTTATACATCTGATGATATACCAAGCTACAGACATGGCAAGCTGACTACTGGTTACTACAGTGTCGCTAAAGGGCCCTACTGAAAATGAGAACTTGAATCAACTATAATTGAGTTTACATTGATGATTTTATGTTTCTTCTCAGAAAGTGACATCAACTACCTTATGAGCATCGCCCTCGATAAAATAGCCTTCTTGCCCTTTGGATACTTGATGGATCAGTGGCGTTGGAAGGTGTTTGATGGAAGAATCCCATCATCTGAGTACAACCAGCAGTGGTGGAACCTCAGGTCAGTACTCTAATAGTTCTTAAGTATGTAAATACCATTGTAGTGATCCTTTTATTCCTATGTAACTTGGATGTAATTTCTTTGGAAATACAATAATACATTGAGTGAATATTTGACaatttctaattttatttttttttgtgtaacttTAGGCTGAAATATCAGGGACTTTGTTCTCCTGTTCTACGATCTGAAGAAGATTTCGATCCTGGTGCAAAGTTTCATATCCCAGCTAATGTTCCGTATATCAGGTAACAAGACTGCAATTCTAACAACAGCCATGAAATATGCTTGATGCTCCAGTGTACCAATGCCTCAACCATGAAATATTACTTTATTTAGgaagacctgcaatgatgtcttATGGTTGCAAGAAGCAGTGTGGTGGATACAAATAAGCATCTATTGACAtgtgagaaaaagagaaaaatgggGTTTGTGGATAGACGCGCTACATCCGAATGAGGGtaattagggtttttttattgatTAGTATTgtgacaacgcgtttcaacaccgtaacggtgtcttcatcaggtctaaaaacATTATAGGTAGGTTacaaagacaaaagacaaaagcaGAAAACATATAACAAAGCATAATTAGTAAAATTAGTATAGATGGTTTGGTTAATGTGATTAGTAAAAAGTGGAAATAGATACTAAATACAGATTGGTTATGGACAATAATAGTGTAATGAGAAAAATACAATGGGGGATATGTATTGGACATATAAAAGTGAGATAAAAAAAGATGATGCATAACAGttgcaaaataatgatattgttGATACATGATTAATTGATACATCATTAATAAGTATGGTAACACTTAATATTTGTAATTCAGTAATTTTTACATAGATGAAATGAATGAGGTAGTTGAATAAGTTGAGTGGAATTATAGTGCAGATGAAAGGGTGCATAAGGGATTGAATGATTAAATAAttagatgaataaataaatagataagtaaataaataaataaatggttgGGTGATTAGATAGGGTTGTATTGAATGATTGGATTCAATAGACTGTATGTGaatggatgatatatagatgatCAGGAGAGAAGTATTGCTGAGAGAGTGATGGAGTGTTGCTGAGGTGTAGGTATTATCATAGAGAGttacctgcaggggggggggggatccgggTAAGTGGCAGAGCTATGCTGCCTAATGTCCAGCCTGGGAAGAAATGGGCAGGAGAATTCAATTAAGGAAGTTTGGAATATAGAGGGGAAGAGGTTGTATATGAGAACGGGAGGTAACTTACTATGTCCAGGTGCCGCGGGTCGGGAGCCGTCTATGGTAGCTCTGGTTCGGGTCACGCAGGAGATGCTATGTTGCGTGCTGGCACGAGAGGACGGAGCGCGCGCCAGGGGAGACACGCTGTATTTATTGACAATGGGATGAGTAGGAGGTAGTGCGCAGGCGCCAGTCCCAGACACAGTGTATAGCAGATGCCGTGATGCAGTACTGCTGAGTGGATGAGTATTATGGATGTGTGGATGAAGGATCGTTGGGTATTATTGAGTATGTTAGAAGTTGACATACTCAATAATACCCAACGATCCTTCATCCACACATCCATAATACTCATCCACTCAGCAGTACTGCATCACGGCATCTGCTATACACTGTGTCTGGGACTGGCGCCTGCGCACTACCTCCTACTCATCCCATTGTCAATAAATACAGCGTGTCTCCCCTGGCGCGCGCTCCGTCCTCTCGTGCCAGCACGCAACATAGCATCTCCTGCGTGACCCGAACCAGAGCTACCATAGACGGCTCCCGACCCGCGGCACCTGGACATAGTAAGTTACCTCCCGTTCTCATATACAACCTCTTCCCCTCTATATTCCAAACTTCCTTAATTGAATTCTCCTGCCCATTTCTTCCCAGGCTGGACATTAGGCAGCATAGCTCTGCCACTTAcccggatccccccccccccctgcaggtaaCTCTCTATGATAATACCTACACCTCAGCAACACTCCATCACTCTCTCAGCAATACTTCTCTCCTGatcatctatatatcatccattCACATACAGTCTATTGAATCCAATCATTCAATACAACCCTATCTAATCACCcaaccatttatttatttatttacttatctatttatttattcatctaaTTATTTAATCATTCAATCCCTTATGCACCCTTTCATCTGCACTATAATTCCACTCAACTTATTCAACTACCTCATTCATTTCATCTATGTAAAAATTACTGAATTACAAATATTAAGTGTTACCATACTTATTAATGATGTATCAATTAATCATGTATCaacaatatcattattttgcaaCTGTTATGCATCATCTTTTTTTATCTCACTTTTATATGTCCAATACATATCCCCCATTGTATTTTTCTCATTACACTATTATTGTCCATAACCAATCTGTATTTAGTATCTATTTCCACTTTTTACTAATCACATTAACCAAACCATCTATACTAATTTTACTAATTATGCTTTGTTATATGTTTTCtgcttttgtcttttgtctttgtAACCTACCTATAATgtttttagacctgatgaagacaccgttacggtgttgaaacgcgttgtcacAATACTAATCAATAAAAAACCCTAATTACCCTCATTCGGATGTAGCGCGTCTATCCACAAACcccatttttctctttttctcataTACCTTCTGGACCACGGTCCAGCTCCGGGGTTCGACGCTGCAACTCCATCCCACTCCCTACACCGCTCCCTACCTATGCACATTTTTGGCGCCTGGCTCAAAAAAATCCCCTAATTTTTACCCTCTACTTACTCTATTGACATGTAACCTATATAGTTTGCCACAATTTTCACAAAAACTTAAGTTGTGTCGTGACAAATTTAATAATCACTTTTTTTTAGTATCTTGTACACATAGTGAAAGCCGCTGTGAAACGGGcacatttaaaaacataaaaggaaatctatcatttgatgcattatgaaccaaccatgtcttgagaatgctgtagatacattgatgcagaatcatatcttgtttgatccctgagttgagtggttttgctgaaaaaacaattgacattcaggacattgggaaagctggattgcatgcttcTTGCAATACATGAACGCATTACAAGGAGCTTCCTgaactttccagacaggactaatcacacTGAGCTGGATAACTCGtaaacagcagctgggggatggtgcagcaattgattacttctacctgtATGGTAtgctttggttcataatgcatcaaatcaaatggtgcaGCCCCTACAAATTACTCTGTAACCAGACTTGGAGAAAATATACCAAGTTTCATTGTTCTCCTGAAAACCCTGATAAAACAAATcagtgatttttattttattccttaTTGGTATCTCCAGTGAGCCATATATTTTAACTGTTGGCCCCTTACACACTTGCTGAGTTCAGTTACGGTTGCTAAGTGTTTGGGCCAGAAGTTTCAGCCAGCATAGGCTACGAGTGTGATAAGAGTTGGACACATCACACTCGCAGATGTGAGAGGGGCCTTAATAGCTTCAGTGTTCTTGTACTCTATTGTGACTTATTTTTGCTTTTACTTTAAGGTACTTCATCAGTTTTGTGATTCAGTTCCAGTTTCATAAAGCTTTATGTGCAGCCGCAGGTCATACTGGACCTCTTCATAAATGTGACATCTACCAATCAAAGGAGGCTGGGAAATTACTGGGGtgaggaaaaaaaactatttaacctCCTATACTTTCTATGTACTTGGATTTATTTGCTCTGTTTACTATGAACCTTTTTGATATGTATTTTGCTCCATTTTGCAGAGATGCCATGAAGTTGGGGAATAGCAAACCTTGGCCTGAAGTCATGCAGTCCATCATTGGAAATAATAGCATGTCTGCTGAGCCCCTTCTTGAATACTTTAAACCACTGACAGATTGGTTGGCTGAACAAAACAATAAGAACGGTGAAACCCGTGGCTGGCCAGAGTACAACTGGAGCCCAGGTGAGTGTACTATGCTAAAATTGTTCTGATATTCAACTCTAAACAATGGCATAGTAGTTGCCTATAAGCaaaggtactgtatatattctgATATACTGAATGGATGTAGATTATAAGGTTTATAGAAAAATGTGTGATTTGTgcaaaaatatgtttatatactAGCTTTTGGTCAACAACACATATATTAGACTTAAAAAGGCAGAGGTACCTCGACAGGTCGGTTAGATGCTCTTTGTGTAGTGTGCTGTccctttgcattttttttcataaagtttAGCAGGTGCTTAGACAGTTTTTGCCTTTACAGCTAGTGTGTTTCCATTTTGATAGTAAAGGCCATATTCCCACTTGGAACCATACTACGTTTGATGGTTCACTTACTATAAATCAACCATTATTTCCTTATTCCAGCTTTGAACCCTGAGACACCAACTGCGTCCAACAATGTCGACTTCTTGGGAATGTCGTTGAGCAATGGGCAAGCATCAGCAGGGGCCTGGGTCCTCTTGGCACTTGGTATAGTCCTGGTTGTCTCCACCATTGTGTTGGGTGTCCAGTTCTCAAAAATGAAACGTAGGGCAAAGAAATCCTCTTCAGAACTGGAGCTAAAATAACTTGGAGCACCTACAGCTAGCAGAATGCCCTCTTTGGGAGAAGGGCCGTTACCAGCATTGTGAAATTTGGGGACACTCAGTGTGTGAATTCCATCAGGGGAAATTTTGTTGACTATGCAAAGAACTTCATCCTTGAAAGATCAATCCACTAGCGCCTTCAAAACCAAAATTTAGAGGCTGAACTTTTACATAGGTGCTAATGGGAAGGGAGGTTTAGGGTAACCGGATAAAATTCTAATTCTATTGGGGTTATGATCATGTTGGATCTCTTTTTTCCATCAATGGGAGCAATAAATATTGTAAGTGAAAACTTTAAAATGTTGCCAGTTTGAGTTATTTGTTATATATTGGTTTCCATTTTCACTCGCCTAAATCTGTATTCATGCCATCAGATCCACCGATTGAACTATGGTGTTTCGCTGCACACCAGTGACGGCTTCCAATGTAGCTGCTATTCTTACTTGTGACATTGTAGCAAAGCATTTTACTTCCTATATTCATCTTTCATATACTTTATAAACTTTTTAAGTCTGAGCCCAGCCTGAGGGAGATTTGTGCCCAGCTGTCATGACATCTGTGATGGAGAGAACATTGCAAGTGATGAAGTGGACTGTCTGTCGTAGGGGGTTCACAGGAGGTTTCTAATTGTAATACTAGGAATGTGTCACTGACGTCTAATTGGGTCAGGGGTACGATTCTGTGCCAACTCTTATTATGAACACCGTAGGAGCAAGTGGCCAACAATCCCAGTGATCTGTAATG comes from Engystomops pustulosus chromosome 6, aEngPut4.maternal, whole genome shotgun sequence and encodes:
- the ACE gene encoding angiotensin-converting enzyme isoform X1, whose product is MYTRCTLPRGRGMKVNLGAPGWHSPEMVRIVLLGLLLVGSTCALDSAYLPTKDYGSDEAAAREFTSDFNSTAELVYSKSVEANWIYNTNLTDHNGALQVEAAGVEQDFNNAWGGRAKELFRDTYSNFTDPQLKKVIESIWTLGIANLNESERNTANNILSQMKDIYSKAKVCPPGQSTNCWPLEPDLTEILATSRSYKMLLYAWEGWHNQAGVPIREKYSQFVELSNKAFRMDGFADTGAYWRSWYAAPTFEEDLEGLYHQLEPLYLNLHAFVRRKLYERYGEKYINLKGPIPAHLLGNMWSQQWNNIYDMMIPFPDKTNVDVTDTMVAKGYNATYMFQVAEEFFTSLNLLPMPTEFWEKSMLEKPSDGREVVCHASAWDFYNRKDFRIKQCTTVTMEQLFTVHHEMGHVEYYLQYKDLPVSLRRGANPGFHEAIGDVLSLSVSTPAHLQKINLLDKVEDDAESDLNYLLKMALEKIAFLPFGYLIDQWRWNVFSGRTPPNRYNYDWWNLRTKYQGICPPVPRDETQFDPGAKYHIPGNTPYIRYFVSFVLQFQFHKALCAAANHTGPLHKCDIYQSKEAGALLENVLRSGYSRPWQEVLKEMTGTDKMDVGPLLEYFQPITTWMDEQNRKNNETLGWPEFSWTPPIPDGYPGDIEKNANERQAEDFLSSYNTTAEEVWNAYTEASWAYNTNITDYNNKVMLEKNLAMANHTLHYGKQARNFDYSDFQNTETQRLLRKLSDIDKAALSEDEQRRYNEIVSEMETIYSKAKVCKGDKCMPLDPDLTELLAKSRDYDELLFAWKGWRDASGKQMRDHYKEYVRLGNKAATLNGHADNGAYWRSWYETPTLESDVEMLYNQLQPLYLELHAYVRRALYKKYGDKKINLKGPIPAHLLGNMWAQSWSNIYDLLVPYPNAAQVDATPAMIAQKWTPKRMFEESDNFFQSLGLLPMPPEFWEKSMIEKPADRDVVCHASAWDFYNRKDFRIKQCTVVNMDDLITVHHEMGHVQYFLQYKDQPVTFREGANPGFHEAIGDVLALSVSTPKHLHSIQLLDKVEENPESDINYLMSIALDKIAFLPFGYLMDQWRWKVFDGRIPSSEYNQQWWNLRLKYQGLCSPVLRSEEDFDPGAKFHIPANVPYIRYFISFVIQFQFHKALCAAAGHTGPLHKCDIYQSKEAGKLLGDAMKLGNSKPWPEVMQSIIGNNSMSAEPLLEYFKPLTDWLAEQNNKNGETRGWPEYNWSPALNPETPTASNNVDFLGMSLSNGQASAGAWVLLALGIVLVVSTIVLGVQFSKMKRRAKKSSSELELK